A stretch of DNA from Streptomyces xanthii:
TCTCCTGCTGCGCCATGACGGACGTGAGCCTTCCTGAGCTACATGAACAGTGCCCCTACAGGGTACGGGCCACCACCTCCCGCCGCGGTCCCCTGGGAACATGAAGCCCGCCTTCAGGGGCGCGGGGCCGGACCTCTGGGGCACCCGAGGTCTGCCCCCTGGGGCACGCGGAGCGTGCCTTCAGGGGCGCGGGGATGTACCCGATCAGCGACTCCGTCGCGGAGCGCGACCAACAGCCCCTGGGGCACGCGGAGCGTGCCTTCAGGGGCGCGGGGAACTGCGCGACCAGCCACGACGAAAGCCGCACCCGGCGACGACCCGCAGCCCCGCGGCGCGCATCCGCACCCGACACCGAGAACCGCTAGCAGACCTCTTCGAGATCGCGCCAGTCGCGAGAGTCGGGACTGTCCGCAACCCACCCGTCCAGCAACCCCCGTACCAGCGACGCCGGCGCAGCCACCCCGCACTCCCGCTCCGGCACCCACAACTGCCCGTCCGTCCGGTGCCCCAGCGGCCCGGGATGCCCCGGCTCACTGTGATCGTGCGGGTCGAGATGCGTCCCGTCCCCCTCGTCGGAGGGCATCCGCGACTCGGAGCACGTCCGGCACAGCAGCCGCACCGAGGACGACCAGTCCTCCGCCGCGAACCCGGCGTCCGCCGCGAGCCGCTCCAGCGCGTCCCGGTCCGCCTCGGTCGCCGCCTCCAGCAGCACGACCCACGTCGGCACCGGCGACGGCGCCCAGAGCTCGATCTCGTCGAACACGGGGTACGAGTGCCCCGTGGCCGTGGTCCGCTCCCCGTGCGGGACACCGTCGTGCAGCACGACCTCGCCCCAGCGCCGCCCCGAGGACGGCAGCGGAATGGACAGCACCTCGATGCGCGCGGGATCGAGCCTGCGCCCCCACACGACCTCGGCCTCACCCTCCGGGGAGAGCCGTACCGCCGCACTGCCGAGGTCCATGCCCGTCGGCTCACCGGCCGCGGCCGCCCCGCCCGGCACCTTCAGCCCGTACGCCTGCCAGGCCCGCCGCGCCAGCGGCCAGTCCTGCAGCGCGGTGGCGGCGATGCCCACGTTCCACCAGTCCGGCGCGCCCGTCTCCCGTTCGAGCAGCGCGACGGCCCGCAGACCCGCGCTGCGCGCCTGCTCCCAGTCGTGCCGGAACTTGTGGAGCAGCGCCAGGTTGAACCAGGACTCCGAGAGCCACGGCTCCAGGTCGGCGGCACGGGTGAGCAGCGCCCCCGCGTCCTCGTACCGGCCGTCGCCGATCAGCGTGAACGCGCGGTCCGTGGCCTGTCGCCACGAGGCCGATGGCCGGTGCCGTCCCTTGCCGAAGATCCTCACGATTCCCGCCTGCAGACTCTCGAGGCCTGTGCCCCCGGACACACCCTGTTCTTCGGGCTCATTCGCATCCAACCACGTACGGTCGGACGCCCGCTCATTACCCATGGGTCACCCGGCCGAACCCAGGATCGGTCCGGGCCGCGAAACCACTCTGGCCAGGGCTTCCACGACTTCCGACTGATAATCGCGGCCGGTGCCGAGACGAAGCCGCTCCAGGGCCTTCAGCGGCCCCTGGGGCCCCTCTTCCCTGGCCATCTCGTCGTACGCGTTCGCCGCGCGCACGATCCGCGCGGCGACCGGCTGCTCACGGTACGGGTCGGCCTGCCGCTCCACCACCACGGCGACCCGGGCGTCCACCCCGGTCTGCCGGACGACGGCCCCGCCGAGCAGGGCGATGCTGCGCTGCCGGTCGGCGGGGAGCGCGGCGGTGGCCCCGTCGGTGACGGGGTCGAGCAGCGAGAGCTGGCCGATGTCGTGCATGAGGGCGGCGTACTCCAGGACGGTCAGTTCGGGCTCGGAGAGGCCGAGGTCGCGCCCCACGGCCCGGCTCAGCGCGGCGACCCGGTGCGCGTGCCCGTGCGGGGTGTACCCGGCGATCTCGGTGGCGCGGGCCAGTGAGGCGATGGTCTGCCGGTACGTGGCCCGGACCGAGGCGTAGCGGCGGAAGGCCAGCTGGGTCAGGAGCAGCGGCAGGCTGATCACGGGCAGCGCCCACAGTCCGGCCACGGCG
This window harbors:
- a CDS encoding tetratricopeptide repeat protein; the encoded protein is MRIFGKGRHRPSASWRQATDRAFTLIGDGRYEDAGALLTRAADLEPWLSESWFNLALLHKFRHDWEQARSAGLRAVALLERETGAPDWWNVGIAATALQDWPLARRAWQAYGLKVPGGAAAAGEPTGMDLGSAAVRLSPEGEAEVVWGRRLDPARIEVLSIPLPSSGRRWGEVVLHDGVPHGERTTATGHSYPVFDEIELWAPSPVPTWVVLLEAATEADRDALERLAADAGFAAEDWSSSVRLLCRTCSESRMPSDEGDGTHLDPHDHSEPGHPGPLGHRTDGQLWVPERECGVAAPASLVRGLLDGWVADSPDSRDWRDLEEVC
- a CDS encoding HD-GYP domain-containing protein gives rise to the protein MTIVVLALVLTARHGVVDRGIALAFGLLVAVGELARWGRGDDREPAPLGTAGALAYALLGEVAGEPTGHGALQVVAVTVAGALVGCVPHIARGTGPGPDHMARRVLTVAFAAVCFQPLYNQGRLAEWVGNGPGYALVVVGLLALTALCDAVLAAVLARARTGWPFGPLLRDELRAVPGIGSAVCATGAVTALAVAVAGLWALPVISLPLLLTQLAFRRYASVRATYRQTIASLARATEIAGYTPHGHAHRVAALSRAVGRDLGLSEPELTVLEYAALMHDIGQLSLLDPVTDGATAALPADRQRSIALLGGAVVRQTGVDARVAVVVERQADPYREQPVAARIVRAANAYDEMAREEGPQGPLKALERLRLGTGRDYQSEVVEALARVVSRPGPILGSAG